Genomic DNA from Leptospiraceae bacterium:
TGTTACCTTTTCTTCTTTGAATATAATTGAAAAATAATCTTGCATTTTTTATCATAAAGATTATATTTATAAAACTTAAAAAACAGAAGAAAAGATTATGTCAGCCGAATTAAAAATAGAAATACAAGAAAAAGGTAATATTGTTATTGTCACTATCTATGAAGATATTGACCTCTACAATGTCTCCGCCTTACGGCAAGCTGTTGATAAATTAAACAATGAGGGAAAATATAAACAGATATATAACCTGAAAAATGTAAAATTTATGGACTCTTCTGGTTTAAGTATTTTTGTGAAGCAGATGTCCATTCTAAAAAAGAACAATGAAGTTTTAAAACTGGCCTGTGTCGGAGATGGGATTAAAAACCTGTTCCGCTGGACCACTCTAAATATGTACGTGGAAATCCATTCCACTGAATACGAGGCGATTCAGTCCTTTAATAAATAAGTTGAATTTCTAAAAACCACTTTCAATACATTAGAGTTTTCTAAAATCTAAAGATTTCTTCCATAAACGAATAATGGATTTTTTTCACAGATTTACTTTCCAGAAGATTATAAGAAACAACTGTAAAATACGGGCTATAGGCTTTTTTATAAAAAGCACGGCTTCTGGCATAAGCATAGGGGTCTTCAAAATCTAATTCTTTTTTCATCCGCTTATAATCTTTATCGGTAGGTACTGTAAAATATAGATATCGTACTACCCCGGAAAGCTTTTCAAATACAGAAGGAATATCTTCCCGTATATACTGCAAAACTGAATTACAAATTCCCAACTCGAAGGGTTCTTTTTCAAAAGGTTTTGCGTTAAAACTTTCGATAGTATTTTGCTGTATGGCAATATTCCATTTGTCGACCCAATCATCTGCTATAAGAGATGAAACCATGAGTTGGGAAGGTTCGATTCCAATCACTTTTTGGGGTTTTAGCTTTTGAACCATTTCTTTTAACAGGTACCCCTTTCCAAATCCAAAATCGATAAGAGAGGACACACTGATATTCATCAAGCGAAATAGAGAATATACATAAGAAGCATGTTCTTTCGCATTAAATGTTCCATCCACATTGAAACCATCTCCGTATATTTCAGTCCAAAACTGATCCTCAAAGGGTAGACCATTGGCAGAGGATGTTGAGAATCGATTCGAATTAAGATTTTTCATTTTTAGGAGAGACCTGTAGCTGTACGGAGGGTTTTTCGGCAGTTGATTTTAAAGGACTATCTTTCCTTGAGGCGAAAAACAGAGACACCAGAAGTAGAATCAAAAAAACGATGATGGCCGGTACACTACTCAGTTCTTTTTCCGATTTCATGAGAAAAACCGAAACAAAGAGAATTAAGACAATCGGAACAAACTGGTAAAGGATGGCTCCCGCATTGGAAAAAAAGAAATGAAAGCTATTTTCTCCAAAAACATCATAAACTCCGCCGAGTATGAGACCTACAAAAAAGATAAAAAGGTAAGCTAATAGGAATTTCCCAGCAATGCTTTTCTTCTTATAAAACACGGCTGTTTTCGCTTTATCCTGCTTCATTTTGGTAAAACTCAGGATAATCACAAAAAAGGTAAAAGCAATCAGGAACATAAGGAAGCTGGAAAGTAAACCTAATAGAGTTAGAACCAGAAGCAGGATTAAATCGAACAGGGTTTCCATGTGGCAGAATAGGATTAGAATATAAATCCAGACACTACAAAAGATTTCTGCTGCGTATTCATAGGGCACATAAACATTAAAAGGTAGAAAAGCACAGATATAAAGCAGTAAATGGTGATTTAATTTCCACTTTTCTCTTTCAAACCCGAGAAAGATGAGGTGTAAAAGCAAGCTATACAGGATAGCAATCAGGGCCTGGTATGCCGTTACAAAATCGAGGCGAGAAAGATTTTTCCAACCTGTTACAACCGTTTCAAACAGGGGCATCTTGTAATTTACTATTTTTGCTTTTGTATCAATCTGTCTTAGCTGTACCAGCCTACTTTTAGGAGAAGGGTTTTCCAACTGTCCTTTAATTTTATAAAAAGCAAATAGTACAAGTGCAAGAATTATAAACGAGGAAAAGAATCGAAAAAGGCTAACATTTTCTTTATCTTCTAAATACATATCTGTTTTTATTTCTAAATTCCAGCCTGATTCATCAACCATTAATTCTTTCAAATGACCCCAGTTTCTTCTCTTTTTTGCTTGCAAGACCTTTCCCCTTTTCTTAGTCTCGATCCGGGGTTCTTGTTTGCTTCTGGTTGCAAGTCAGGATTTCTGTATGATCCGGCAGTGCGCAGGAGTTTTCCGGGGCGTATACTGGCCATTGGTAAGCTAAACTCCACCACTCAGAGGGTCGAAGGTTCAACTCCTTCGTGGTCCACATGGGCTTCTAGCTCAGAGGTAGAGCATCTGATAGGTTCCGAGGGTTCGAATCCCTCATCGTTATGGGAAACGATTAGCCAAGTGGTTAAGGCAACAGACTCGTAATCTGTAACCGTTCACTTTACACTCGGGGAACTACGTTCCTCTTTCGGTGAAAGGTTTTACGAAGGTAAAGCTTTTCACAGCGGGAATACTGCCCAGCAAGGAACAGGATACCGTTTTTAAGCTATTTTCTCTCGCGAGGGGAAGTAACTTCCAAACTGAATGTTTCTTCCGCAGTTGAACTGTGAAACAGGAGCGTATTTCCCCATTTAGATTTAGAGGTATTTATGTTTTTCAGGATATTAAAAGATGAAAGAGGACTCGTTTTCAGAAACGGGAATTATGAAAGATACTTAAAACCCGGAGGATATTTTTTACCTTCTTTACTGGGTTATGAAGTACGTATATTTGATGTAAATGAGGCTTTTAGTCCTCATAAAAATATAAAATTTTTTCAAACCGATAAAGCTCTCTTAGAAGAATTGGAGATTATAGAAATCCCGGATAAAAACATAGCTTTGCATTTTGTAGATGGACATATTCAAAATTACTTATATCCAGGTATTTACAGTTTTTGGAAAGTTATTCAAAAGCACGAGTTTCAAATCTTCAATTTAGAAGAAGCCATGATTCCGGCTGAAGTTTCTCGTTCGGTTTTACAAAAGGATTCTATCCTTCCGGCATATAATAGCTTCGAAGTAGAAAGTTATGAAAAAGGTTTACTTTTTTATAACGGAAAATTCCAAAAAATTCTGGATGCAGGAAGATACGATTTCTGGAAAGGGCCGGTCAAAGTCCGCCTGGAAAAAGTAGATATGCGGCAACAACAATTGGAGGTTTCGGGACAGGAACTCTTATCCAAAGATAGGATCACTTTACGATTAAATTTTATCTGCCAGTATAAGATTATCAATCCGGAGCGGGCTATTCTGGAGATCAAATCTTATGTAGAACAAATCTATACCCTGATGCAATTGGTATTAAGAGATCATATAAGTTCCGTTCCACTGGATGAGCTTTTAGAAAAGAGACAGGATGTGGCTAATGCTGTGCTAACAGAGTTAAAGAAGGAAGAGCAACTACTTGGAATCGAGTTTATAAAAGCAGGAATTAAAGATGTGATTTTACCTGGAGAAATTCGGGATATCTTAAACCTGGTTCTAATTGCAGAAAAAAAAGCCCAGGCCAATATCATTACTCGAAGAGAAGAAACAGCTTCAACCCGAAGTCTTCTAAATACAGCCAGGTTAATGGATGATAATCCAACTCTTTACAAACTAAAAGAGTTAGAATATTTAGAAAAATTTTCGGAAAAGGTAGGAAAGATACAGGTCAATGGAAATGGAAACCTATTAGAACTTTTATCAGAAGCTGCCTTAAAGAAAAGTAGTAAAATGTAAGCCAGCGAGTCAATGGTGACTCGCCTGCGATTCAATAGATATTCCCTTGATTTTTTTTAGCGAATACTAACACTACTCTTTTTTTGATGCAAGAAATAGGCGGTATAAAAACCTTGTCCTATGTTTCAGCATTTTGTCTCAGGTTTGTTAGTTTTTTTTCTAAGTGTAACTTTTCTATATGCAAAGAATAGTACGCCCAAACAGAGCCGTTTTAAGTCCAATCTGAAGATCCTATTAAAGGATCCCGGTTTAAAAAAATACTACCGGATAAAGAATAAAACACTTTATGTATATAGCACACCTAATAAAAAAACAAAACCTGAATTTATCCTGCATAAGAAAGAAACCAAAACTTTTTTAAGTCTCTTTCATAATTTTACGGATGAAGAAATTTTATCTATTTATAAAAATAAAGGGAAAGAAGATTTCTCTAAATATATTCAGCAGAGAATCAAGTTAAATAAAAAGCATTCCTTTCATATACAAGCCGGCAAAATGCCTTTGAAAGGTTTGCGGGTAGCTATAGACCCGGGTCATACTGCGTACTCCTGGGAAATGGCCAGAAAAGAAAGTCGTTTTATCTGGACCCATGATAAAAAGAAAGAAATGAAGTTTTATGAAGCTGACCTTACCTATCAGACTGCAAGAATTGTACAGTATTACTTGGAAAAACAGGGAGCACAGGTTTTTATAAGTCGTAAAGATCCCAAATCTACCGTCTTTAACAAAACTTATGAAGAATGGTTAAAAGACGATTTAAAACCTACCGTAGATCATGAAGTAAAATTAGGCAGACTAAAAAAAGAAGAAGCAGATAAAATTCTTTCCGGAAACGATAAGGCACTTACCCTTGACTTTTTTCTCAAAGAGGCTGAACTCAGAAAGCGAGCCGAGCTTATCAATAACTTCCAGCCCCATATAACTTTAATTATTCATTATAATGTAGGAGGAAGACCCAATTATCCTTTTAAGCGAACCAGTCCTCACATGACCTATCTCACAAAGGATAATTATAGTTTAGTATTTATACCCGGTGCCTTTCAAAAAGAAGAACTGGAAGACGAAAGAGATAGACTGGAATTTTTGCGTCTGGCACTCGGAAGACACATAGAAAAATCTATTGAATTTTCTGCGATTATCGAGAAACATTTTATCAAAGACTTAAAAATACCTCCTATAGATAGAAAAACAAAAGTTCCCTATGTAGTAAACAGCGGAATCTATGCCGGAAAACCGGGAGTATATGCAAGAAATTTAAAACTTACAAGGCTCATACATAGCCCCCTATGCTATACGGAAGTTCTTCTTCAAAACAATTATAAAGAAGCCAATGCGTTACATAAGAATAATTTAAAATATGCAGGTGTTAAAACCTCTAAGCGTGTTAAACAAATTGCCTATTCCTTATATAAAGGAATCCTTGAATATTATAATAAAAGAAATTGATTTAGAGGAAGTTTAAAGTGAAAGTTAAAGCTTTAAAATACATTGCATTCTTCACAATTCTCTTCAATGCGGAGATTTGTGTAGGACTTTCTGGTTTTGGAATGAGAGGACCCTTTCAACATAACATCATTACCCTCGAAGCGATTCGTCGTTTTTCCAAGAAAAAAGGGGTGAATATCAACTTTGCCTGTGCATCAGTACTGATTCATGGCTCAGAAATGAATGATATTTATTTTTCACATGATCCTTCTTATCATTGTGATAATGATATTAATGCCTGTACTTTACGACTGAAACAACTCTTTGATACATCGAGAGGAACTATTTCGCCGGTTCTCTTTCAGAAGAATTTGGGGATAGCTCTACATATCGTTCAGGATTTTTATTCTCATTCCAATTGGGTAGAGATTTTTGAACAGTCTTATTACCTGGCTCCTACTATGTTGTTCCAAAACTTTCCTCCACCGGAAAATCTTCAGTCGGGAGCTTTTCCGGATGCAGCGATTGCTCTTACCGATCCCGAAAACTATACTACCTGCTATTCAAAAGAGGGAGATGAAATAAAACATAAAATTACAGCCGCTACCCATGATTGTATAAATAAAGATTCTAATTATAATTGGAGAGGAAGACAATTTGTTCCAAACTCAGGAATTACATACCATGAATTAGCTGCCGAGTATGCTATACGACATTCCATCAAACTTTTGGAAAAAGCTTTTGCCGACTCCAAAGCTTTTCTTAAATGTACACCGGAACCTAAAGTTTTAAACTATGGTTGTAACGCCATCATCGAAAGAAACAAAATTCATTTTGGAAAACAGGATGAATAAGAAATATAGGATTCCATGCTTCTGAATACGAAAACATTTATATAATGCCTGTAGTTTCGATTATTATTCCTTCTTATAACCGGGAAGAGTATTTAATAAGCTGCATTGATTCTGTCTTAGAGCAGAGCTTTCAAGACTTTGAACTGATTCTCGTAGATGATGGCTCAGTAGATAATAGTTTTAAACTCATGCAAAGCTATCAGGAAAAAGATAAGCGGGTTATATGCATAGAGCAAGAACATAGTGGAGTAAGCAGGGCAAGAAACACGGGTATTTATAAGTCCAAAGGAGAATGGATTGCATTTTTAGATTCAGATGATACCTGGCATCCGGAAAAGTTAGAGAAACAATTGGCTTATCACTCCCTGCATACGGATTGCCAGATCTCACAAACAGAAGAAATATGGATTCGTAATGGAAAGCGTGTCAGTCCCGGAAAAAAGCATAAGAAGGAAGAGGGTTTTCTTTTTGCAAAAAGTCTGGAACTCTGCTGCATTACCCCCTCCTCTGTTCTCCTCCACCGAAGCCTGTTTGAGAAATATGGTGTCTTTGATGAAAAGCTTGTATCCTGCGAAGATTATGAGCTCTGGTTAAGAATTAGCAGCAAAAAAAAAATAGGACTTATATCCGAACTCCTGCTAAATCGCCTGGGCGGTCATGAACAGCTATCTACAAAGTATAAAGCTATGGATAGATTTAGAGTTTACTCTATTGTAAAATTCTTATATACTAACTTCACTAATAACAACAGTATAAAAGAGCTCTGCTATCGAGCTTTAGAAGAAAAATGGAGGGTGTTACTTCTTGGTGCCAAGAAAAGAAATAGAGATATACAAGAAATTACAGAGATCATGAATGATATTTTAGATAATAGGTCTATATTTAAAGAAAAGTTTAAAATTTTAGAAAACACCTTTTTAAACGAACCTTTATGGAAAGATGAATAAATTAAGAATCAGAAAAAAGTGGGGCAACAGCAGAAAAAATGAAAGTTATTTTTCTATTCCTAAGTCTATTCATAGGGTATAAACCTATTCATACAGCACCTCTTCTGGAGCTGGACAATAAAACCGAACATATTGCACTTGATAGATATATAGATATTCTGGAAGACAAGAATGCAAGTCAAGGAATAGAAGAAATTCGACAAGAAGATAAAATACCCTGGGAGGTAAATACAAAAAAGTCTGCCAATTTCGGTGTTACAAAATCTATTTACTGGTTAAGGATAAACCTGTTTAACAAGCAGGATAAACCGGGGATTTATTACATCAAAATAGCGAATCCCTTTTTGGATTTTATAGATGCCTACTTTTTTGATGGGGATTCACTTGTCAAAACTGTTTTCACAGGGGAACAGCGAATTTTCTTTAAGAGGGATGTGTACAATCATCATTTTGTTTTTAAATGCAAACTCAAGCCCTCCGAAACCCGTACTGTTTTTTTTCGAATCAAGACAACCGGTGTGATGGATCTACCTGTATATATATATTCCCTTAAATCTTTTTTAATAAACACGAAAATAGAATATACCAGTTTTGCTATTTACTTTGGTATATTAATTAGTTTATTGTTATACAATTTATTTCTATATATTTCTATCCGAGAATCTTCTTACCTGTATTATGTTTTTTTTCTTTGTTCCATTTTTATCCTGAGTATGTCTATGAACGGACTGGCCAATGAATTCTTATGGCCGAATTTCCCCTTATGGGGAGATAGGGCCACCAATATATTTGTTACAAGCAGCATAATATTTGCCGGTTTATTTATTCGGAGTTATATTAATATAAATCTTCACTT
This window encodes:
- a CDS encoding anti-sigma factor antagonist (This anti-anti-sigma factor, or anti-sigma factor antagonist, belongs to a family that includes characterized members SpoIIAA, RsbV, RsfA, and RsfB.), which produces MSAELKIEIQEKGNIVIVTIYEDIDLYNVSALRQAVDKLNNEGKYKQIYNLKNVKFMDSSGLSIFVKQMSILKKNNEVLKLACVGDGIKNLFRWTTLNMYVEIHSTEYEAIQSFNK
- a CDS encoding class I SAM-dependent methyltransferase yields the protein MKNLNSNRFSTSSANGLPFEDQFWTEIYGDGFNVDGTFNAKEHASYVYSLFRLMNISVSSLIDFGFGKGYLLKEMVQKLKPQKVIGIEPSQLMVSSLIADDWVDKWNIAIQQNTIESFNAKPFEKEPFELGICNSVLQYIREDIPSVFEKLSGVVRYLYFTVPTDKDYKRMKKELDFEDPYAYARSRAFYKKAYSPYFTVVSYNLLESKSVKKIHYSFMEEIFRF
- a CDS encoding slipin family protein, whose amino-acid sequence is MFFRILKDERGLVFRNGNYERYLKPGGYFLPSLLGYEVRIFDVNEAFSPHKNIKFFQTDKALLEELEIIEIPDKNIALHFVDGHIQNYLYPGIYSFWKVIQKHEFQIFNLEEAMIPAEVSRSVLQKDSILPAYNSFEVESYEKGLLFYNGKFQKILDAGRYDFWKGPVKVRLEKVDMRQQQLEVSGQELLSKDRITLRLNFICQYKIINPERAILEIKSYVEQIYTLMQLVLRDHISSVPLDELLEKRQDVANAVLTELKKEEQLLGIEFIKAGIKDVILPGEIRDILNLVLIAEKKAQANIITRREETASTRSLLNTARLMDDNPTLYKLKELEYLEKFSEKVGKIQVNGNGNLLELLSEAALKKSSKM
- a CDS encoding N-acetylmuramoyl-L-alanine amidase, with product MFQHFVSGLLVFFLSVTFLYAKNSTPKQSRFKSNLKILLKDPGLKKYYRIKNKTLYVYSTPNKKTKPEFILHKKETKTFLSLFHNFTDEEILSIYKNKGKEDFSKYIQQRIKLNKKHSFHIQAGKMPLKGLRVAIDPGHTAYSWEMARKESRFIWTHDKKKEMKFYEADLTYQTARIVQYYLEKQGAQVFISRKDPKSTVFNKTYEEWLKDDLKPTVDHEVKLGRLKKEEADKILSGNDKALTLDFFLKEAELRKRAELINNFQPHITLIIHYNVGGRPNYPFKRTSPHMTYLTKDNYSLVFIPGAFQKEELEDERDRLEFLRLALGRHIEKSIEFSAIIEKHFIKDLKIPPIDRKTKVPYVVNSGIYAGKPGVYARNLKLTRLIHSPLCYTEVLLQNNYKEANALHKNNLKYAGVKTSKRVKQIAYSLYKGILEYYNKRN
- a CDS encoding glycosyltransferase, which produces MPVVSIIIPSYNREEYLISCIDSVLEQSFQDFELILVDDGSVDNSFKLMQSYQEKDKRVICIEQEHSGVSRARNTGIYKSKGEWIAFLDSDDTWHPEKLEKQLAYHSLHTDCQISQTEEIWIRNGKRVSPGKKHKKEEGFLFAKSLELCCITPSSVLLHRSLFEKYGVFDEKLVSCEDYELWLRISSKKKIGLISELLLNRLGGHEQLSTKYKAMDRFRVYSIVKFLYTNFTNNNSIKELCYRALEEKWRVLLLGAKKRNRDIQEITEIMNDILDNRSIFKEKFKILENTFLNEPLWKDE